A stretch of the Pleurodeles waltl isolate 20211129_DDA chromosome 2_1, aPleWal1.hap1.20221129, whole genome shotgun sequence genome encodes the following:
- the LOC138259453 gene encoding putative nuclease HARBI1, with product MSQPIFSIVLKNVLCALLRYIGSYSRFLQHDDLPNVKAALYAVAHVQHVIGAIDGTHIALVPPRRREQVFRNRKNFYSTNFQVVCLADIYITEVTAQFPASVDDAYILPTSSIPHLMAPLQRDHACLIVMYRVICVPLYSAHSTPPSRFTYSFQYPNLLWLLTPLRHPSTAEENGFNEAHGRTQRIIKRTFGVLKTRFRCLHLTGGALLYRPVKVSHIIVACCMLHNLALRHHIPLLDAEEGEAVPVADEEGVRSDEENGEDAADSRVELIQQYFH from the coding sequence atgtcccagcccatttTCAGTATCGTCTTGAAGaatgtcctatgtgccctactgagATATATTGGCAGCTATAGCAGGTTCCTCCAACATGACGATCTGCCTAATGTGAAAGCAGCCTTATATGCTGTAGCACATGTGCAacatgtgatcggggctattgatgggacccacattgccctggtgccacccaggaggagagaacaggtgtttaggaaccgtaaaaacttctactcaaccaattTTCAGGTGGTATGTCTTGCAGACATCTACATCACTGAAGTGACTGCCCAGTTCCCAGCGTCAGTGGATGATGCCTACATATTGCCGACCAGcagtatcccacacctgatggcaccactgcaaagggatcatgCCTGTCTCATTGTCATGTATCgagtcatatgtgtgcctctgtactctgcacactctacaccaccttcaagatttacctacagttttcaatatccCAACTTGctatggctactgacacctctcaggcatccgtcTACAGCAGAAGAAAATggttttaatgaggcccatggtaggacccaaCGGataatcaaacgcacctttggagtgctgaaaaccagattcagatgcctgcaccttactggaggggccctactgtacagaccggTAAAAGTAAGTCATatcattgtagcgtgctgcatgttacacaatttggctctcagacatcacatcccattactggatgctgaggagggtgaagctgtgccagtggctgatgaagaggGCGTGAGGAGTGATGAGGAGAATggtgaggatgcagctgattccagagtagagctgatacaacaatacttccactga